The Aquabacterium sp. A3 genomic interval TGAGGACATGTGAGGTACTCCGATTCAGGTTGGGGTTGGGCGCCACCTCGCAGAGGCTGGGCAGTCGCAGACCTTACGGAGTCACCATGACATGCTGAAGATGGGGAAATGAGCCGAACGCACTGCATGCGCAGCGCAAAAAAAGCGGGCCCGTCGTTCGCACGAGGGCCCGTTCCAAGCACGGTCCAGCCGTGCGCGAGGAGATAGACAAGCAAGAAACAGGGGGTGGCTGCGCGGCGTGCCGCGCAACGGGGGTCAATGCAGTTGCAGGGCGCCAGCGGCCTTGCCCTTGCCGGCGCGGGCGGGCGGGTTGCACAGGCCGCAGGTGAAGTGGCGGGCGATCTCGTGCGGGTGGGTCACGAAGTGGCCACCGCAC includes:
- a CDS encoding FlhC family transcriptional regulator encodes the protein CGGHFVTHPHEIARHFTCGLCNPPARAGKGKAAGALQLH